The DNA window CAAAAGAATATATTATTCTGTACAAAACAAATTATTCTTTTGTACAGAAGATTGAATTGTTTTGTACAAGATTAAATAATGGGCCCGCCTGAAAAATAAAATATTACGAGAGAGATTAAAAAATGCTCGCCGCAAGTTGATAATCATAGTCAGGTAAGATAATATTTAATTGTAAAATTAGAATTTATATAATGCAGTATTGGCTGTGACTTTAGTTTAGTAGCAGATAATTTTATCTGCTACTAAACTAAAATGATCTGCTACTAAAACGTAACCTGATAACCAGCCATTTATAAATTTATAGGTGGTAGTCCCTATATTTGTAATTAATATGCAGAAGAACAAAGCATAAGCCAAGAGTATTAATATATTTGAGGTATCAGTCTTAAACAATTAAATACTCAAAGCTTATGCGTACACAAAGTAACAAACTAAATTTTGAAGGAGAAAATATTTATGTTGGAATTGATGTTCATTTGAAAAGTTGGAATGTGACAATTTACACAGAATTCCTTCATCATAAAACATTCAACCAACCTCCTGTACCATCAATTTTAAGGGACTATCTGAATACTAATTTTCCTGGTGGGACTTATTATTCAGCCTATGAAGCCGGATTCTGTGGGTTTAATATTCATTTCGAACTTAAAAAGCTAAATATAAATAATATTGTGGTTAATCCAGCTGATATACCAACTAGCCAGAAAGAACATGTACTTAAGAATGATTCCCGTGATAGTATGAAAATTGCCCGTTCTTTAAGAGCTAATGAACTCGTAGGCATACATGTCCCATTCATTGAGACATTGGAAAACCGCACATTGATACGCACTCGAGACGTAATGGTGAAAGATATGACTAGATTTAAACAACGCATAAAAGCTTTGCTTTATTTTTATGGTATATCTTACCCTCCAGAATTTGAGAAATCAACCAGTCATTGGTCCAGACGTTTTCTTAAATGGTTAAAAGAGGAGGTATCACTTAATACAGCCAATGGAAACGATGCCTTATCATTACTTATCAGAGAAGTAGAGCAACAAAGAGTTCTTATATTGGAAATCAATAGAAAAATCCAGAATCTTGCTGTTTCTGAAAAATATGTAAAGGAGATAGAGTTAATAAGAAGCATTCCGGGAATTGGTTTGGTTACAGGGATTACTTTTTTGTCGGAGATAGAAGATATTGAACGATTCCCAAATACAGACAAGTTAGCTGGTTTTGTAGGACTAATCCCTACCTGTCACTCCAGTGGAGAGGTGGAAAATTATGGAGAGATGACATTTAGGAAGAAAACGACTTTAAGAAGATGGCTGATTGAAAGTGCCTGGGTTGCAGTAAGAATAGATCCGGCACTGACAAGGTGTTTCTCACAACTCTGTAAAAGGATGGAGCCTAATAAAGCTATAATACGAATCGCAAGAAAACTATTAAACAGAATGTATTATGTTTTAAAAAAGAGACAAAAATATGAATGTGGAGTGGTTTGATAATAATGCCTATATAAATATCTTTCAGAACAAGAGTGATCGCTTCTTTCATCTTGCAGCTTAGTCTGCTTTAGCAGTTTGCGGCCTCTTCCTATTGAACTGAAAAAGGAAAATGTAGAAAACTGATAACAATATCAGTTTAAACTACTGATAGAAGGTTGTTTATATAGGAGTTATTAATAAATAGAAAATAAGAAAATAAACAATAAAGGTTTTCTTAGCCATATAGCGATATCTGTAACATAAGGGGGAAACATACAAGCCTCCCCCCAGAAAAAAATGATGTTACAGTGTAACGCAGGAAGTTTATTGCTGACAAGTTGCTCTTCAGCAGAGCTTGCTTCCTCTTCAACTACCTGATTACAAAGCTAATAAAAAGTATAAATAATATTAATAATACTCTTGTTATTTGGATTACAACATAGAAGATAAAATGGTAATTATTTTTATCTGCTACTAGATAATGTGTTTGTAATTAATGTATTAGCCTAAATTGGTGGCAGATGGTCGGAAATTTTGTTCGCAAAAAACTGCTGTAGCTAAATTTAGCCATTACCATCTTCATTCTTATTAGTGGAAGATTTGATGCCACGAAAGTACTCTATTTGCTAAGAGTTTCTCTATCAATTTTAATTAAACCTCCGGTAGAAGGATCGAATGTAACCTTTACAACAGATTTCTTCTCAAATAATTCCTTCATTAATGTATCTGTACTGCCGAATTGAGTAATCATGAAATCACCGTCGAACAAATTGGTTTGTGAAGTGAATATAGAGAAATGAGCCTTGCCTGGCACATTATAAACAACTCCTTCAATCTTTTTAGGTTTACCAGTTTCTGGTGTTTTTTCGGGAACTGTTTTTAAATTGGTTAGTGTATAGTAAACAGGTGATCCTGCTAAGTCGTTCACTCCAAGAACTCCTAGTTTCTTTGAGAAACGGAATGCTATTGCTTTGTTTACATCTTGGGTAGGAGCGATGGTGAACTTATAGCTCTTGGTCTCTTTTTCTACTGTTCCCGAAAATAGTTCGGTCAATGCCTTCTCTTGTTCGTCCAGTTTCTCGAGTACCAGTTTCAGAGAAGCACCGTCCTTTGGCATACTTTCTACTTCGCCTCTAAGCAGTGAACTTTTACTATCACGAACTTTGTAGATTTCTTTAGCAACAAGCTCAGCAACTTTTGCGCTGGAACCAGCCATCAGGATTTCTTCCGTCATAAAGTCGCGTGCATTTGGTTTTGCCTTCTTTTCAACAGGTATCTCTTTTATCGGGGCAACCTTTGGGCTCAACGGAAGATTGATAGTTTTAATAATACCATTTTCTGTCAATTCCATTAAAGGAGCCAGGGTTTTATCTTTCAGCTTTATGAAGTAAGTCTTTTCGGCATCCGGGGTACCAATGCTTTTAGCTTTTACGCCGGTTATTTCCCAATGTTCTTCTTTTGTGTCGGAAATGTTTGTTAATCTGAGATAGCGGTCGGCATATTTGCAGAATTCGCCTGGTATATAAGTGGATTTTACAGTTTCAACTTCTATTTCAATTACACTTTTAGGGAGTGTGTATGTAACTCCATACTCCTGATCCTTTCCTCCATATTTACTAACTTCTGTCTGCGCAAATGTGTTTGCAGAAAGAAGAAGAAGGCTCAATAATGCTATTGATTTTTTCATATAAATCTCTGTTTTAACTTTACCTATATATTAAATCACAAATGTAGAGAAAAATTCTCTAAGAACATATTTATTTGCGTTACTTATCTGTGTTTTGGGTTAATTTAAGCCATGCAAATGGAATATTATCGGCTATATCGCCCGATGTTAATCCTCTTTCTCCCAGCTTTTCCTTAGCAATATCTCCTGCCAGCCCGTGTAAATAAACTCCTAGTTTGCATGCATCTTCGGATGTGTAGCCTTGAGATAATAAAGAGAGCAGAACTCCTGTCAGCACATCACCACTGCCGGCTGTTGCCATTCCCGGATTTCCGGTTGGGTTAAAGAAGCAGTTACCTTCGGGAGTAACAACAATGGTGTATGCTCCTTTTAGTACGATGTAGATTTTACAATTGGTTGCCAGATCGCGTGCCTTAATCATGCGTGCAAAACTGCTTTCGCATTTACCCACCAAGCGTTCCAGCTCTTTTGGGTGAGGAGTGAGGATGGAACCTTTTGGAATAGAAGGCAGAATCTGACGGTGTTCTGCAATAATATTCAGAGCATCGGCGTCGAGCACAATTGGTTCCTGACAAAGTTTAATCTGTTCCATTAAGGCTGCAGCTGTTTCTTCAGATTTTCCTAATCCCGGACCGATGGCTATTGAGGTATAACTATCGGGATATACGGGCGTGGTGAAGTAGTTTTCGTGCATATCATGCTGAGCCATTGCTTCGGGAACTGCAGTCTGAAGTATGTCGTTGTTCTTTAAAGGTGTATGAACAGTTAATAAACCAACACCGGTTTTCAGGCAAGCCTTAGCTGCCAGTACAGAAGCACCGGCCATGCCGTACGATCCTGCAATAAGCAGTGCATGCCCGTAGTTTCCTTTGTGAGTGAAACGCTTGCGTGGCTTAATCAGTTTCTTTATATCACTTTCTTCTGTAAGATACCATGATGTAAAATTGTTTTCTATTCCTTCCTGACTTAAATTTATGTCTAAAAGTTCCCATTCACCCAGATAATCTTCATTTTCAGCGAAAAAGAAAGAAAGCTTTGGTAATTGTAAAGATAGCGTTCTATCTGCGCGAATTATATGATTCTTTATATTGTAAGTATTGTCTTCGCACATTAATCCAGATGGAAGATCAATAGAAACCACCTTTGATGGTGATGAGTTAATGTATTTTACTACTGCGGCAAAGCCTCCGGATAGTGCTTTCTTGAGTCCGGAACCAAAAAGTCCGTCAATAACCAAACAGTCTTCACTCAATACCGGGGGCTCAAATGCACTGGTGATTTCTGTAAATTCTACCTCTGCGTTTTGCAACAGACGTTCTTTATTCATCTCGCAATCTTCCGATATATGGTCGCCGGTATTAAACAGGTATGCTTTTACCTTGTAGCCTTGTTCAGCCAAAAGACGAGAAACAGCAAGCGCGTCACCGCCATTATTGCCTGGACCTGCAAATACAATAACCGGAGTTTCCTTATTGTAATATTTTATAATTGCACCTGTTAAGGCTACGGCTGCGCGTTCCATAAGATCTATGGACAAGATAGGCTCATTCTGTATAGTGTAAGCATCTAACTGTTTAATTTGTATGCTTGGAAATATTTTCATTGCTTTTTATTATTGATCGCGCAAAAGTACTAAAAGCTCACAAAAAAGTCAACTCTTTACCTATAAACTACTGTAAAATCACTACTTTTGCATCCAATTAATAAAAATATAGAATAATATAGTATTTATGAGTCAATCTAAAGGGCATCCCAAAGGTCTTTACCTCATCTTTGCAACAGGTACCGCTGAACGTTTCAGCTACTACGGTATGCGTGCAATTTTTATTTTGTTTTTAACTCAGGCTTTAATGATGGATAAAGAGCTTGCTTCGTCCATTTACGGTAGTTACACAGGTTTGGTATACTTAACTCCACTGATTGGTGGCTATGTTGCCGATAAATTCTGGGGTATCCGCCGCTCTATTTTCTGGGGAGCAATCCTGATGGGGCTTGGACAGTTCTTTTTATTTCTTAGTGCATCTTTTCTGAATTCGGTG is part of the uncultured Bacteroides sp. genome and encodes:
- a CDS encoding IS110 family transposase, giving the protein MRTQSNKLNFEGENIYVGIDVHLKSWNVTIYTEFLHHKTFNQPPVPSILRDYLNTNFPGGTYYSAYEAGFCGFNIHFELKKLNINNIVVNPADIPTSQKEHVLKNDSRDSMKIARSLRANELVGIHVPFIETLENRTLIRTRDVMVKDMTRFKQRIKALLYFYGISYPPEFEKSTSHWSRRFLKWLKEEVSLNTANGNDALSLLIREVEQQRVLILEINRKIQNLAVSEKYVKEIELIRSIPGIGLVTGITFLSEIEDIERFPNTDKLAGFVGLIPTCHSSGEVENYGEMTFRKKTTLRRWLIESAWVAVRIDPALTRCFSQLCKRMEPNKAIIRIARKLLNRMYYVLKKRQKYECGVV
- a CDS encoding DUF4831 family protein, producing the protein MKKSIALLSLLLLSANTFAQTEVSKYGGKDQEYGVTYTLPKSVIEIEVETVKSTYIPGEFCKYADRYLRLTNISDTKEEHWEITGVKAKSIGTPDAEKTYFIKLKDKTLAPLMELTENGIIKTINLPLSPKVAPIKEIPVEKKAKPNARDFMTEEILMAGSSAKVAELVAKEIYKVRDSKSSLLRGEVESMPKDGASLKLVLEKLDEQEKALTELFSGTVEKETKSYKFTIAPTQDVNKAIAFRFSKKLGVLGVNDLAGSPVYYTLTNLKTVPEKTPETGKPKKIEGVVYNVPGKAHFSIFTSQTNLFDGDFMITQFGSTDTLMKELFEKKSVVKVTFDPSTGGLIKIDRETLSK
- a CDS encoding NAD(P)H-hydrate dehydratase, which encodes MKIFPSIQIKQLDAYTIQNEPILSIDLMERAAVALTGAIIKYYNKETPVIVFAGPGNNGGDALAVSRLLAEQGYKVKAYLFNTGDHISEDCEMNKERLLQNAEVEFTEITSAFEPPVLSEDCLVIDGLFGSGLKKALSGGFAAVVKYINSSPSKVVSIDLPSGLMCEDNTYNIKNHIIRADRTLSLQLPKLSFFFAENEDYLGEWELLDINLSQEGIENNFTSWYLTEESDIKKLIKPRKRFTHKGNYGHALLIAGSYGMAGASVLAAKACLKTGVGLLTVHTPLKNNDILQTAVPEAMAQHDMHENYFTTPVYPDSYTSIAIGPGLGKSEETAAALMEQIKLCQEPIVLDADALNIIAEHRQILPSIPKGSILTPHPKELERLVGKCESSFARMIKARDLATNCKIYIVLKGAYTIVVTPEGNCFFNPTGNPGMATAGSGDVLTGVLLSLLSQGYTSEDACKLGVYLHGLAGDIAKEKLGERGLTSGDIADNIPFAWLKLTQNTDK